The Phyllostomus discolor isolate MPI-MPIP mPhyDis1 chromosome 9, mPhyDis1.pri.v3, whole genome shotgun sequence nucleotide sequence agagagggaaaggagggagaaagagagagagagagaaacatcaatgtgcggttgctgggggctgtggcctagcaacccaggtatgtgccctgacttggaatcgaacctgtgacactttggttcgcagcccatgctcagtccactgagctacaccagccaggtagtagccacattttttaaaagtaaaaagaaacacatgTAGTTAACTTAATATTGTATTTGACCTAATATATCCAAAACATATCATTTTAGTATGTAGGCAATATAAGAAAGTTCagatactttatattattttttcttgtattaaatCTTTGAAACTTAGTTCATATTTTACACTTACATCTCAGTTCTGATGCTAATTTTTACCAAAGTCAAATGTAGTCCTAGGAGAACAATgaagtgccctggctgatgtggctaagttggctggagcgtcatcctgtaaaATAAAGGCtgcgggttggattcccagtcagggcacgcctAGGTTGCATGTTGGATCCCAGATCCCCAGTTTCCTGCCCCCACACTTACACGCTggtcaggaggcaaccaactgatggaTGGGCATCgatatttctatccctctctcccttctctctctaaaaaacaatagGGAAAAGAAATGTCCTcggttgaggatttaaaaaaattttagtgtttagcgaaaaaaaaatgttacactgcttcagttttaaattaaaattaaatttgaaaatttggtTCTTCATTTGCACTACACATTTCAAAGACTCAGTAGCCACATACAGCTAGTGGCTACATGTGTGGGGCAGCACAACGAAGCATATTCAAGGGCCCTGGAGCAGGAACACCTTTTCTGTGCTTCCTACACAGAAGGAAGGCCACTGGGGAAGTGTGGGGAAGACAGGGTTGGGTGGGTAGGGGGCAGGTAATGGAGGGGGGTCAAGGGCTAAAGTTTAAGATTTATTCTAAGAAGAAAAACCATTGTGGGTGCTTTAAACTAGAGTGGGATGCCATCGTAGGTCTTCTGAGAGGTTCCTTTGGAGCACTGGAGGGAGCATCGTGAAGGGGCCAGAGCAGCAGACAGAACACAGTGGCCTGGAGGACTCAGGACAGCAGAGGTGAAGTGGGTGGACTCCAGATTTATTGTGAAGGCAGAACTGAGAGAGACTGCACGtgcacaggaagggagaaatcaGAGATGGTACTTAAAAACTGTGGAGCTAAATGGCGTCCCCTAGGGAGCGAagaaggccaggccaggccaggccaggttAGTTTTGATGAGGGTGCAGGAGGGATGTGATTTCGGGGGTAGGCAGGGTTCCCTTGGGCTGCCTGCTAGGCAGGAGTAGAacaggtggaggggagtgggtggggatgTCTAGTCCAGGGCCTTCATAGCCCAAAGAGTTCCCAGGCAGAGGTGAGGACTGGTGGGACAGGAGTGGGCGACTCGGGCAGCCCGGGCATTTCCCCACAGAAAAAGGCTTCAATCAAGAAGGTGGCGCGGCCCCGGGACCGGCCTCGGGTTCCTTGCGTAATCACCCGTGACAGCTACAGGCAGCCGGCGCCCACCTGCCGGGACCCTTGCGCCTCCTGCAGGTGTTGCTTCTTCCACAGCGCCGGTTCCTGCCACGTGCTCAACACTGCTGCTGAGAGCAGtagcctccccgccccctgcgggGCGCAGCTTTCAGTTGGCGGCTCGGCCCTCCGGCGACCCTGGGGACCCTGAGAGATTGGAGATCTCTAGGAGGTGTGGCTTTTTAGAATTGAATGCAGGCGTGGCTACTAAGGTCGGGATTTAGCTTTTAGAAGAAGGGACTTAAAGGAGATGTGGTGTGGACCAGGCTAAAATCCAAATAATATTATACATTCAGGCTGATTGAAAGTGTGTGGCTGTTTCTTTAAAGGAACCAAAagctccttttcccttccctgaaCCCACATCAGAAGTCCAAGTGTTTGCACAAACGCTATCTCTGGGACCTGGGGAAAATCCGATTACCCCAACCCTAAATCTGTGCTTCGTTTAAGCCCTTCTCCCTATCCTACAGCTAGAGACAATGCTGCCCCCTACCTTTATACTGGGGAACACTCGAATTGCCTTCAAATCCGGGGAATGCAGGCCTCCAGAAAGAAACGAAGCATTAAGGAGCTACCATTCAGTCTTTTCACCTTTCTAGGAGCTCCCCCTACCCACTCTCAAGACAAACAAGAAAGGCTACAGTTCCGTACACAATCTCACTGGGCTGTCTGTCCTGGGGGATCTGCAGACAAAAACAGGTGGCTGGTTGTGGCTGGCTGATGCCATGGGTCCCTACAGCCAGAAGGTTCTGCCTTAGGAGGCTCCCAAACAAAGATGCCACTTGTGCCCACACCTCCCTTTCTCCCAGAggtgcaggggcctgggaggagtttctcccactcccAGGCTAAACAATGACTATTGGTCCCCAAGCATCTTTAACCATGACATCCTGAAGTTGGGGCTCCCAAATAAAAAGCAGGGGTTCAGGAATCCTCCCTCACTCATACCCCAGCTCTGTCAGATAGTAACCTGGCAGTGGGCTTGGATCTGGTGCTctgataataaaagaaaaccgCTAAAAtggaggccagaggccagaaGGAGGAGCTCAAACACAGTACTATTACTAGGCAAACAATTGCCAATTACGTCAACAagaatgaacaggaaaaaatcaATTATAAGCACCAATAGGAAAGGATGTGCATTGCATCTCCTGCAAGAAATCAACTACCCCAGCAACTCAGCCAATGAGAAACCATTATCTCCCTGAAATCTCACTTGTCTCCAGTGGATTTTGGTTCAAAACAACCTCTCCcaacttcctctttctccataaaatagttcctttccttcctttgttgGACGTGTCTCTGTGGCGTTTGTTACAGCATGCTTGTCCTGATTTGCAACTCTGCTCTTCCCAAATAAGCCTATTTTGCTAGTAAAATAACTgacttttacaaatttattttgttttaaaatttgtatttagtgatttcagagagagaggtagagagatagaaacatcctTCTGTTGatccatttatttgtgcattcattggttgaaccTTGTGTGtgctgactggaaatggaacctgcAGTCTTGGCGAACCAAAACAATGACCTAACAAATGGACCTACCTTGCCAGGTAAAATTAACTGACTTTCATTTTTAAGGTCAAAAGTGAGTAGGCAACAACCTTGGTCCTGAATTAGCAGGGTCTGTCACCTAAAGTGTCCCAAACTGTTGCCTGAAGTTTCATTGTTAGAGATTCTCTGAGTCTGTGAGAAACTGAGTACATCACATCTTTAGAAGGACCCTAGAAAGGGGACCACCTGAAATATTGTTTTGGGGAGACGGGATAGAGGAGGGATAGAGGCGGGAGCAGGGTCTGTGAGGAAGGACCAGCTAAGGTCAAGGATCACATAGAAACTCCCAGCACCTTGAGGCGCAAGGGCTGCAAATGACATCATCTGCTTGAACTGCCAGGAGGGAAAAAGCTGAGATGCCACTTGTCAGTGCACCCTGGCAGAATCATTGTAAACGATAAACAGGAAGTTGCAAACtagtataaaatgattttttaaaagatgtatacAAGAAAGATTCTGAAGGCTGAGACAGAAAAATGTGGAGCAGTTGTCTCAGCCCTGATAACTACCATGTATCTCTGTCCCTGGAGGTGAGGACAGTGAAGCTCAGGGGCCAGCACAGCTGAAGTCACCTCCCTGCCCACTTGTCCACTCACAATCTTCCACCTTTCAAATTCCTTAAACCCCTCCTTTCCAAGGACCATGAAGACCCAGATTGTGCCTGCAGTGACACAACCTGTATGCAATAGGGGGCAAACTTCAGAACTTGGACTGGAAGAGCAGGAACCACCTGAATAGAGTACAAGAAAAATGGTGGGTGTTCTGGAGTAGACTTAGCAATGCAGTTCTGCACACTGGGCAAGTCTGTTTCTCTGGCTTTCCTTTTACTTGTCTGTAAAGTAGAAGTCCCTACTATTTATTGATTATTCCTGCTGTTATTCTTATAAGTCTGAGAGAATGATACTTCTTGTGCCTTAACAAGAAATATGgtaggcgggggtgggggaggagctgccagttgcttgttttgttttctatcatTTAGGCTGCATGCCCACAGGACAAGAACCTTTTGTACCCTGTACACCACAGCTACTGCTGATAGATGCCATCATTAATGAGAATACTGGGAACATATTGCAGCCACTGCTCCTGTGTTTACCCAACATTGCTCACCAACCAGGCACCATTTGACCCCCAGGGTTGAGGCCAGGGACGCAAAGCCAAAGAAAGACCCAGTCCACTAGTGATAAAACCACTTAGCTGCTGGGTCCAGATGACTATGTGGAAGACTAACTATTTATCCATTCAGCAAATGTgtactgagcatctactgtgtgccaggtgctgtgaaTACTGTGGACAATTCCAATATGGATCCTCTCCTTACAGAACTTACACTCCAGTGGGCTGCGACCATTGGCCCTGGTAGAGGCTAGAACAATTATTAGGAATGGtttcctttctggaaaaaaaaaaatccagccatggCCAGGTTAGATACTACAGGACCCTCAGCCAATTCCTTCTTTCCCCATGAAGCTTTCTTTGATGGCAGAGCCCTGACATCAGGAGTCAGGGTTGGGTTGGGAGCTTAGGAGACATATCCTCTTTCATTGTGAGTACCTGGTCAGTGTCACCCATGTGACAGATTAGCAGACTCAAGATCAGAGGTAATAAGGCTGAGACCAGACTGGCAGGACACCtccaaagaggaaagggaaaagggccTGGATAATAAACCAGAATCCCTGGGGACTGAaagttgcggggggggggggggggctacaTGGGATCTCACAGGTAGGAACATCTGGAAAGGTATTTCCTGCATCTGGGTGGAGGCAGACAAGGAAAGGAAGTGTGCTAACACCCAGGCAGGGGCCCCTTAGAGGGAGCAGCGTGGCTATGATGAGAAATAAGGCATTAATCTCTCTGGCTCAGATAAACAAtgtcctcctccccctttcccactgaGAAGTCATCTTCCCGAACACCACCATGGTAGAGTGGCTGAGGCAGGCGCTGTGGGCAGCACTCTTTGGTGCTAGTCTTGCCTGTAGGGAACTTGTGCTACAGTTCCAGAGTTACTGCTCCAAGTGTTGGAGGGTCTGAAACCAGGCTCCCTTCCTCCTAAACTGGGGTCTGTGGGTATAAAAAGAACTTGAGGCTGAGAGTTCTACCTAGCACAAAAGCCAGTTCACTCTCAGGGTGTCTCTCAGAGCCTGTTTCCTGATTTGTAAAATAGGAATTTAAGTCTCTATAAGGTTATCGTGAAGAATAAATAAGCGCctacttagcacaatgcctggcacataattgTGCAAGAAATAACAGTGGGCATGGTAGTGAACCTTGATCTCTTTTGATCAGTGGTGTCATGATCAGTTAAGAAGTGGGTCCCATGTCATTTTTGACTAATAACCATTTAACCACCAAAGTTGGTAAATTATTTACAGCAGAGTCATATCATATGTACATACAACTTACCATATAATCTAGGATCAGCCAGTTtggcctctctgaacctctgtcCTCATTAGTAGCATAGGAGTAATAACACCACCTCAGAGCCAAAGGCTGAGAACACAAAAATGAATAAGCTACAAGTGTGGAATGTTCAATCAAGAAGGGAcattttgccctgactggtgtgtctcagtaggttgggcattatcccacaGACCGaaaagtcatgggtttgattcccagtcagggcacaggcctggattgaccgccaggtccccagttgggggcatgcaagaggcaaccaatcaatgtttttctcccccgctttccctctgtgtaaaaataacatcgtttttaaaaaaatgacaactcaGGAGTCTGCAGCTCAAGGATTAAAACCAAAGGTCTTCTCTTGATGCTTCAGACCCTTCCTTCCCGTCCCCCAGGCCACCTTTCTAGTCCTCCATCTCCTAACTCCCCTAAAGCACAGCCAAACAACTCTCCTACTCCTCACCCCCTCACTCACCCCAGCTTAAGCTGTTCTGCTGCCTGGAATACCCTTGCTTTCAATTCCTTCTGTTAAATTTTCTCTCAAGATCTATTTCAAGTTCCACCTCTTCCCTGCTGCCTTTCTCTTACTGATCCTAAGACTGAGCAGATAAAGATGTACCAGTAGATGGCAAAGCTGCTTGGGTGCCTGCCCACTCCCTCTATCTTGAGATCCCAACAGGCTGGCATCAGGTCTCAATCATCCCCATCAGGCCTTCCATCCAGCAGACGACCCTTAGAGTAGTTTCCAGTTACCGTTCCCAGGTGGGCTCTTATTTTGCTTTGATTTCCAAGACCAGAACAGAGGTTCAGTAAATGACCATTGAGACAAATAGGAGGGAACCCAACTTTCCACCCACCCTTCTGTGATTTCATTCATGCTAAGACCTCTTATAAACTGTTTGATTTTAGGAAAGACACTTAACCTCTGTAAGTCTCcattctcatctataaaattaggaTGTTAGTAATAAACTtgtgagaataaagaaaatcaactaCAAAGCTCCTAGCacccagtaggtgctcagtaaataataGTTCTGCAAAGATCAATCCAAAGTGGgtgtggggagaaaaagaatgtaTGAACTGGGACACAAAAACTAAGGTAgaggaaataaatgcaaataggaattataataaatataaagggTTAAATTCACCTGTTAAATGACCATCTTAGATTGGGTTAAAAACAGCTGCTTACCACAGACAGGCCCAAAGAGGTAAGAGTTCTCTTCCCTTTACCCATCTTTCCAGACCCAAGGGTTTGCCTGCAGCCCTTATAACCCCACACCGTATCTTCATCAGCACACAAATATTACCCCTTGCTCATGGCTGACATTGCTAGCAGCAGATTATCTATAATAAAGGCTCAAACTTCTTTTAGGcaccaaaatttttatttagttaccTTTCTGCTCAAACATAAGCATTATacaaataaacattataaaccaAATTAATCTCTTTTTGATCCAGGGTTGTGATAGGAACCATTACAAAGTGGTGGCAGATCTATGCCTGCGTTTAAGATTCTTTGGCCCCTCTCAACCTCTGGCTGTCACTTCTCTTGTCTTTTCTTGGCTATCCCATAACAGTATATTTTATAACCCCTGTAAAATAGGGACTGAAAGTACCAACCTCATTGTTCTGAGGTTTAAGAGAATGTCCAGCCCTAAGCCAGACTCTCAGGAGAATTCAAACTCCAAAAGTTCCTCCCTGCCCACTGATACAGCTCCTTCTCATCTGTCAtgggctgaggagccagtgaaCCTGTAAACCAAGAACGTGGGTACAACATCAATAGGCCAGGTGAGAGGCAGTAAAGTGCACAGGCATGGTGACCATCACTTCCAACTCCCAGCCTAAGGAAAGACTGACTGAGCGAGCAGTTCCAAAACCCCTGAGCTCTTGGTTCCCATGTATATCACGGTgaccagggctggaggaggggcttcTCAATTCCTCCTGCCACACATGGAACAGTATGAGGGATGCAGCGGAGGCCAAAGACTGAGTGAGCAGCCCCAGGAAGTAAATGGGGGGACATTAACAAACCATTCTCAAAGTTGGCGCCATTTGCtcttggggaggagaggtgggaccTGGGCAAGGACAGCAGCTAGAAGGCAGAAAGGGCAGGCCTGGTCCTCAGTAGCGGTAGTGATCTGGCTTGAAGGGGCCATCACGGGGCATGCCCAGGTACTGGGCCTGCTTCTCAGTCAGCTTGGTCAGTTTCACATTCAGCTTGCCCAGATGAGCTTCAGCTACTGCTTCGTCCAGCTGGGGAGAAACACAAGAAGACGTGGTATCAGGACCATGCTCTGGAACCCTTACTTGCAACCAGCTGCCAATAAAGGTAAGAACTGTTCTGTTGGGGTACATGCCACGTGTTACACATACTACCTCATCCTGTCCTCAGTCAGCCTCCGCAGATGGTTTTGCCTGTCCTCTTCCTCAAGATGGAGTCATGCTACAACCCTCCCCTCCAAGTAACCCTGGGGGGACCATCAGTTACATTTCCTTTCTCACCTTCCACCAACCCAAGAAGCTagggcatttttcttttcttttttttaaaaaagatctttattatttattttatattttacttgtattctagagagaggggaatggagggagaaagaggagagaaacatcgattggttgcctcttgcacaaccccagctgggggcttggcctgaaacccaggcatgtgcccccactgggaatcgaaccggcaaccttttagttctcaggccagtgctgaTTCTACTGAGCCACAACCAGCCAgggaagactttatttattaatttttagagagaagggaatggagagagaaagacagggagaaaaacattgattagttggggcctcttgcatacccccaactggggacctggcccacaacccaggcatgtgccctgactgggaatcaaagcagcgtCCTATTAGTTTGTAGGTcaaaactcaatccactgagtcacaccacccAGAGCCAGAGCAGTTTTCATAGCAGGAGGAGATAGGATCTCTCTAATTTCACTGGGATTCCTAGACTGGAAGGGTATCAGTCCCAGCTTGCTAATGTTAAGTCTATTTGACAAGtggcattaaataaaaatagtaagagacagagaaacatagaGCTCCAATAATCATTGAATCCCTAGGCCCACTATCTGAATCTTGGACTCTTCCATTGTACAGTGTgggacaaaagcaggtttacagtcgTGAGTACATGGAATACagcttattcttatattattaattattacttattgaattattttccatatggacaactgtaaacctacttttgcccaaccctgtatagCCAATAGAGTTTATTTTCAGATTAAATTAGTGGtggttgttttaaaatatgctctTCTTTGTCTAGAAATTGATAATACTCATTCCTTCAAGAGGTAGAGCCTAATTCCTCGCCCCTTGAGTGACTCacttctaatgaacagaatacaGCAGAAGTGATGGTGTGTGACTTGGAGACTAGGTCCTAAAAAACATTGTAGctaccttctttcctttcctggacCACTTACTCTGGGCAAAGGCCAGCTGCCATCTCATGAGGACACTTCACCAGCCCTACGGAGATACCCATGCAGCAAGGGACTAAGATCTCCTGCCAACAGGGAAATGGTTcttccagccccagcctggccttcAGACGACTGCAACCTCATGGAGAACCTCAAGTCAGAACCACCCCACCAAAGTGCTCTCAAACTCCTGACCCACACaaacttaaataataaatgtttactgttttAAGCCACAGATTTTGGGGTTAAATTGTTATCTAGCAATAGATAACACACCAGTTTAAACAGGGTTTCTATCTACCAATTGCCACCAAAAGGATCCTGACTGCTAAAAAACTGCCATCctatttttacaaatgtaaaaatcAAGGCTCAGAAAGGTAAAATCACTTGCCCAAGAGCACACAGCTAGTTACCCTCAGAGCTACGATTTGAACCCTAGTCCAAAACCCCCAAACTTGTCTCAAGCATCTCAACTAATGGCCTCCAAGGCAGCTTTGAAAAGATGGAACAGAAACCAAGGAGGACAGAGGCTGGGGGTTAGATAAAGCCAATTTCTAGTCTGACCAGTGCCGGAATGCATAAAAGGGTCTGCAAAGAAGGGAAAGCATTTGCACTTAGAAAAGGGTCAactgtgtgtttatgtgtgtgtgggcaggatgtctcattttctcagtttttggcTCTGGGTGGGATCTCTATCTCGAATATCCCAAGTCCCATCCTATGATGATACAACAGCCTTGGACCACAGCCCAGCCCCAAGAACTTTTACATTTCCAAGTGGTTTCACATGCACTGTCTCGTTAGACCCTCACAAATACCCCTAAGGAGGGCAGGATCTATTCTTCTTTttaacagatgatgaaactggGGAGAGGCAGGCAAAGATATGAGCAGAGACCAGGCCCACGTTCATGTTAGTCCTGGAGGCAGAATGAAGGTCTTCAATTTCTGGAGTACACAGTGAATCTTATCTTGGCCTGGCCTAGCCCTGAACacacttcttccttctctctgtacCCACACTCAAAAGGCAGGGTATCATAATGGTGAACAACTTGGACAGAGAGTAGAGCTGGGTTCTACTCCCGGTCCAGTACTCGACAGCTGTGGGAGCAAGTCAatctctgaaccttagttttctcttttgtagGATGGATCTCTCATGGCCATTATGAAGATCAATGATAGACTCCTTGGTGCAAGTCAATAGCTTAATAAATGGCGACTGTTCTGTCATTGTTAACCAAGGTACCTAATCCCTGGCCCACTTACCAGAATGGAAGGCATGAAGCAGAGGGTGTCTTGCCCCTATCCATGTCTTGCCATTGACAAAGGAGGTAAGGATGGGGGCCATGTGCTGGGGTGGGAAATGAGATCTTTGCCTTATTCCTTCCAATACTAACCTCATTTCAAAGGTTTGTCCAATTTCTCACCATATTCACGGCCATCTTTCCTACAGGTGGGATTGGTTGGAGGTCAAATGAGACTTTTCTAACTCTACAACAAGGCTGGGCACCTGGCAGGCTGCATAGAACAGGACAGCCCTTGGAGCGCTTATGGGTAAAACATTTGGTCCAAGGAAGACTAGGGGGAAAGGAGTTggctggctctggggaaagaTGGCTCAGGCCTTGAGAGGACAGCAGGCCTCTTCctatttcactttgcaggaccaACCTTTCAAGGAGTGAGAGGAGTAGTAATGGAGACTCCACCATAGCCTCTCCAGTAGCCAAATGCTAGAGAGCAAGAGCTACTCTTACCATTTAGCtgatagagaaactgaggcccagacagaCTATGTGGCAAAGCCATGTTCACCCATGAcactggcaaaaagaaaaaaaaaagccaggactAAAACATAGCAATTCTGATCCCTGGGGGTGTGCACCTTGCATGGGGTGTTAGAAGGAGCACTGGGTTTGATGTCAGAGGACCTCCCTGTCACGGTTACTCTGACCACACACCCAGGGTATGTCAGGTGCTATGCTGGGTGTGTTAGTGGTATCTCATTCCAAGGCCGCAGTCCTACAGCCTGCAAACTGCATATGGCTTACAGATATATCCAAGTTGACCCACCTGGatatttttcaaaactgtaaCAAGTtgcctatatttaaaaattgagtattTCCTACAAAGATCTTAATATCTGGCTTCTCTTAAAATGTCAGAAGCCCTGGTCCAATGGGCCCGGGTTCCAGGTTACGGAACCCCTCCCTGGGGTATGTGCTCTTCTGTTGTAGTCCCCCACAACCCCAGTTCACTCACTCACCTGCCCAATCTCTGTGGGCATGTGGGTTTGTGACCCCCAATCCTCACAATCCttaaaggagggagaggagaaagtaaGTCTCAAAGAAATTAACTTGCCCCAGTTAGACAGCCTCTAAGTGGTAAGGCTGAGATTCAAACAGGGGTGTGTCTCCCTACAAAGCCCACGCTCCTCTCACCACCTAGCCCAGCCACTCTGGGAATCATTCCCTATCCTGGGCCTGCGTTTCCTCCTCtattaaatgaaaagaatgattTCTGCTCTGCGGAATACTGTGTGGATCTCTAAGAGGGTAGAGAAGTGAACTCTGGCAAAACCCTGTGTGTTGAGCCCAGGGTTGGAGGTGGGTACCCACCTTCTTGGGTAGGAAGTGGACCCCAACGGGGTACTTGTCCGGGTGGGTCCACAGTTCAATCTGGGCCAGCACCTGGTTGGTGAAGGAGTTGCTCATCACAAAGCTGGGATGCCCCATTGCACAGCCCAGGTTGACCAGCCGGCCCTCAGCCAGCAGGATGATGCGGCGCCCATTCTTCAGCCGGTAGCGATCCACCTGCAGGTGGGTAGAGCAGAACTGAGGGCTGGTAGGGCAATGCTCCCAATGGCCACCCCTGCCTCATCCTACCCTCTTGTCCGGCAGGCCTCCCTGCTTCCAACAGCACCTGTGAAGGGCCTGGACTGCCCTAGAATAATAACCTCCAGCATAGGCCCTGGCACATTCAGTAACAGACAGTATTTATCAAGCACCTCTGAGCTACAAATCTCACAGGTCTGCTGTGAGAATTTAAAGAGGATTGT carries:
- the LOC114506111 gene encoding agouti-signaling protein, with translation MDVTHLLLATLLVCLCFLTACSHLAPEEKLRDDRSLRCNSSMNLLDSPSVSIVALNKKSRKISIREVKKERSFKKKASIKKVARPRDRPRVPCVITRDSYRQPAPTCRDPCASCRCCFFHSAGSCHVLNTAAESSSLPAPCGAQLSVGGSALRRPWGP